In Hymenobacter aquaticus, a single window of DNA contains:
- a CDS encoding TPM domain-containing protein: MSNLSPVLVLRHWLRVFLLLVGLALSGLSYAQQLPPRPNPPRLVNDLADMLRPDEEQALERKLVSYNDSTSSQIAIVTVPTLGDDEIANYAQQLYESWGIGQKGKNNGVLVLVAQQEHLARIQTGYGLEGAIPDALAKRIISNTIVPAFREDRYYEGLDRATSQLIALAKGEYQADQAPPSQRGRRDTSGSGWMFWLIIGVIVLFILMRSRGGGGGRGGGFRGGMLPPIIFGDFSGGRGIFGGGGGGFGGGGGGGFGGFGGGSSGGGGASGSW, encoded by the coding sequence ATGAGCAACCTCTCCCCCGTGCTGGTGCTGCGGCACTGGCTCCGCGTTTTTCTGCTGCTGGTTGGGCTGGCCCTCAGTGGCCTGAGCTACGCCCAGCAGCTTCCACCCCGCCCCAATCCGCCCCGCCTCGTCAATGACCTGGCCGACATGCTGCGCCCCGACGAGGAGCAGGCCCTGGAGCGGAAGCTGGTGAGCTACAACGACTCGACTTCCTCCCAGATTGCCATCGTCACGGTGCCTACCCTCGGCGACGACGAAATTGCCAACTACGCCCAGCAGCTGTACGAAAGCTGGGGCATCGGGCAGAAAGGCAAAAACAACGGCGTGCTGGTGCTGGTGGCGCAGCAGGAGCACCTGGCCCGCATCCAGACCGGCTACGGCCTGGAAGGTGCCATTCCGGATGCCCTGGCCAAGCGCATCATTTCCAATACCATCGTGCCCGCCTTCCGCGAGGACCGCTACTACGAGGGCCTCGACCGGGCCACCAGCCAGCTGATTGCCCTGGCCAAAGGCGAGTACCAGGCCGACCAGGCCCCACCGTCCCAGCGCGGCCGCCGGGACACGAGCGGCTCGGGCTGGATGTTCTGGTTGATCATTGGCGTCATCGTGCTGTTCATCCTGATGCGCAGCCGCGGCGGGGGCGGCGGCCGGGGCGGCGGGTTCCGGGGCGGCATGCTGCCCCCCATCATCTTCGGCGACTTCAGCGGCGGCCGCGGCATCTTCGGCGGCGGCGGGGGCGGCTTTGGCGGTGGCGGCGGTGGTGGTTTCGGTGGCTTCGGCGGCGGCTCTTCGGGCGGCGGCGGGGCCAGCGGCAGCTGGTAA
- a CDS encoding T9SS type A sorting domain-containing protein, translating to MKVRLHRLLACWLMTFAAHATQAQALDPSFQPITLYTPAAVTAAVPQPDGKRLVVGNFGRTDAGGSTFLVRYNANNTVDQAFATTVAGLQVTSSTTISNVRVLPSGKLLLVGDGTITFNGVTRQDLMLLNADGTLDASFDAGMASGTGLARASAVQADGKILLGGTFASYNGVVRRNLVRLLASGAVDTSFDPGTVFNTTVADITLQPDGRILVGGSFDAPAGVARLLATGALDASFASPFTTSAAVTMVGLQPDGKILLGGELKFLNNTNLSIGRLLTNGAQDPSFSDNAGYRLSITNRNDVTDFVVQPSGKIVVPLTYSLYQTKELVARFNPDGTPDATFSAPRSLGSVNSLQQQPNGQLLVGGSSFMLPNRRGSVVLLAPDGAIDADFNPLLLRSGSLQSIVQQPDGKVLAAGVFDEVNGVRANNIARFNTDGSLDVSFAATTNPLLSTQKIVLQPDGKVLAVGQAAGTNNSLVRLLPNGSLDNTWVGPQGVYVRSYVTQFALRSDGRIYVTDGFGVDLLLATGQTSPDFYPFEGGGHIVALLPLPDGKLLIGGAGQLGPGPIKHNALMRLQANGLLDPTFSSPIQSVPDAYVEELRLQPDGKIVVGGLTNTGYPSSLPYGLFRLLPTGAADNTFTPNLPTNGAFGWVEALALQPNGRILVGAYGNGLLRKMPDGSADATFGNAGVNSDIEDIILQPDGKILIAGYFNMVSGQATTGLARLTAPNVLHVRNSQLEARTQAWPVPAHEALNLTLDAAAQPESVQLLDNLGRAVLRQEVTQAELTLPLRKVKAGVYLLRVNYAAGPVTRRVVVE from the coding sequence ATGAAAGTACGTTTACACCGGTTGCTGGCCTGCTGGCTCATGACCTTTGCGGCGCACGCAACCCAGGCCCAGGCCTTGGACCCCAGCTTTCAGCCTATTACCCTCTATACGCCGGCAGCAGTAACTGCAGCCGTGCCTCAGCCTGATGGAAAAAGGCTTGTAGTCGGCAACTTCGGCCGAACGGACGCTGGTGGCAGCACATTTTTGGTGCGCTACAATGCTAATAACACCGTCGACCAGGCTTTCGCAACCACTGTCGCCGGCTTGCAGGTCACTTCCTCTACTACCATCTCCAACGTGCGGGTGTTACCCTCGGGCAAGCTGCTGCTTGTCGGTGACGGAACCATTACGTTTAATGGCGTAACGCGCCAGGACCTGATGCTACTCAATGCCGACGGTACGCTCGACGCTAGCTTCGATGCAGGTATGGCCAGCGGTACCGGGCTGGCCCGCGCGTCGGCGGTGCAGGCAGATGGCAAAATTCTGCTGGGAGGCACGTTTGCCAGTTACAATGGGGTCGTACGCCGCAACTTGGTTCGGCTGCTGGCTAGTGGTGCCGTAGATACATCCTTCGATCCGGGTACTGTATTCAATACCACCGTCGCCGACATTACCCTGCAGCCCGATGGTCGTATCCTGGTAGGAGGTAGCTTCGATGCGCCGGCGGGTGTGGCGCGGCTGCTAGCTACCGGGGCCCTCGACGCATCTTTCGCCTCGCCCTTTACAACCAGTGCCGCCGTAACGATGGTGGGGCTGCAGCCCGATGGCAAAATCTTGCTGGGGGGCGAGCTAAAGTTTCTGAATAACACCAATTTGTCTATTGGCCGTCTATTGACCAACGGTGCCCAGGACCCGTCGTTTTCTGATAACGCCGGGTACCGCCTTTCCATCACCAATCGGAACGATGTCACGGATTTTGTGGTGCAGCCTTCCGGGAAAATTGTGGTGCCCCTTACCTATAGCCTCTACCAGACAAAAGAACTAGTGGCGCGCTTCAACCCCGACGGTACCCCCGACGCTACTTTTAGCGCGCCTAGATCTTTGGGATCCGTAAATTCGCTCCAGCAACAGCCCAACGGCCAACTGCTGGTAGGCGGTTCCTCTTTTATGCTGCCCAACCGCCGCGGTTCGGTCGTGTTGTTAGCCCCTGATGGAGCTATTGATGCGGATTTCAATCCGTTATTACTCAGGAGTGGTTCCCTGCAAAGCATCGTGCAGCAGCCCGATGGCAAGGTGCTGGCAGCTGGTGTGTTCGATGAGGTAAACGGAGTTCGGGCCAACAACATAGCCCGGTTCAATACCGATGGAAGCCTGGATGTCAGCTTCGCGGCAACGACTAACCCGCTGTTGAGTACGCAAAAGATAGTCCTGCAGCCTGATGGTAAAGTGCTGGCTGTGGGCCAGGCAGCTGGCACAAACAACAGCTTGGTCCGGTTGCTACCCAACGGTTCCCTCGACAACACATGGGTAGGACCGCAGGGTGTTTATGTGCGCAGCTATGTAACTCAATTTGCACTGCGAAGCGACGGAAGGATCTACGTAACAGATGGGTTTGGGGTGGATTTATTGCTGGCTACTGGACAGACCAGCCCCGATTTCTATCCTTTTGAGGGTGGCGGTCATATCGTAGCCTTGCTGCCCCTGCCCGATGGTAAACTCCTGATAGGAGGAGCTGGCCAGCTAGGTCCTGGTCCGATAAAGCATAATGCTTTGATGCGTTTGCAGGCCAATGGCCTGTTGGACCCGACTTTCTCTTCGCCTATCCAATCCGTGCCCGATGCGTATGTGGAGGAGTTGCGGCTGCAGCCCGACGGTAAAATCGTGGTAGGCGGCCTCACCAATACAGGTTACCCAAGCTCTTTGCCCTATGGCCTGTTTCGCTTGCTGCCCACCGGTGCAGCCGACAATACATTTACTCCCAACCTGCCAACCAACGGCGCCTTTGGCTGGGTAGAAGCCCTAGCCTTGCAGCCGAATGGTCGCATACTCGTTGGAGCGTACGGTAATGGCCTGCTGCGCAAAATGCCTGACGGCTCGGCTGATGCTACCTTTGGTAATGCTGGGGTCAATTCGGACATAGAGGACATCATATTGCAGCCGGATGGGAAAATTCTCATTGCAGGCTATTTCAATATGGTCAGTGGCCAGGCAACTACGGGCCTGGCGCGCCTGACCGCCCCCAACGTGCTGCACGTGCGCAACTCCCAGCTCGAAGCCCGCACCCAGGCCTGGCCCGTGCCCGCCCACGAAGCGCTGAACCTCACCCTGGATGCAGCCGCCCAGCCCGAATCCGTGCAGCTGCTCGACAACCTGGGCCGCGCTGTGCTACGGCAGGAAGTCACGCAAGCCGAATTGACCTTGCCCCTGCGGAAAGTAAAAGCCGGGGTGTATCTGTTGCGCGTAAACTACGCCGCGGGCCCCGTCACGCGGCGCGTGGTAGTTGAGTAA
- a CDS encoding 3'-5' exonuclease family protein, with product MRYVSLDLETTGGNPDRHQIIELAAVVEDTRRVLPLAELPAFRRCVRHPEYVGTAGALALNAGLLEELARKDANPERCTPAELVPQLREFLQQQGFRADKHDCVVVTLAGKNIGPFDVPFLRLLPGWGTLVRHEPALLDPAAFYLNWRKDTRLPTMSICKARAHFADDTVAHQALADALDVVVLLRPFYELPVYKQVGQM from the coding sequence ATGCGCTACGTTTCCCTCGACCTAGAAACCACCGGCGGCAACCCCGACCGGCATCAGATTATTGAACTCGCCGCCGTGGTGGAAGATACCAGGCGCGTGCTGCCCCTGGCCGAGCTGCCGGCGTTCCGGCGCTGCGTGCGCCACCCCGAGTACGTGGGCACGGCTGGCGCCCTGGCCCTGAATGCCGGGTTGCTGGAGGAGCTGGCCCGCAAGGATGCCAACCCCGAGCGGTGCACGCCCGCCGAGCTGGTGCCCCAGCTGCGCGAGTTTCTGCAGCAGCAAGGCTTTCGGGCCGACAAGCACGACTGCGTGGTGGTGACGCTGGCCGGCAAGAACATCGGGCCCTTCGACGTGCCGTTTCTGCGCCTGCTGCCGGGCTGGGGCACGCTGGTGCGCCACGAGCCGGCCCTGCTCGACCCCGCCGCCTTCTACCTGAACTGGCGCAAGGATACCCGCCTGCCCACCATGAGCATCTGCAAGGCCCGCGCCCACTTCGCGGACGATACCGTGGCCCACCAGGCCCTGGCCGACGCCCTGGATGTAGTGGTGCTGCTGCGGCCGTTTTATGAGCTGCCGGTTTATAAGCAGGTGGGTCAGATGTGA
- a CDS encoding T9SS type A sorting domain-containing protein, which yields MKKLIRLLVALSVGLTHYPAALAQTLDPSFAPVNVQRPGVVTDALEQPDGKYLVSGTFSQINGTAATGLARLNADGTLDAAFTAAAAGRARIEKVRLLPNGQVLAFAYAVLVGGRTFNTVAKLNADGTVAADFNVGTGASAFIRSVAVQPDGKFLLAGDFYQFNGVKSPGLVRLNANGSVDQAFSTALGNGFVSGPAGLSVNMGAVVVQPDGKIVVGGRFENYQGTGRAGLVRLLADGSLDTSFNPVLRTNTTFPNPIIYALALDPRTNNIVVRGNRYALNTREFVRLLPSGQLDNTFTSNILPECSTSENETLVVDGQGRITYQSCFAGTAAVSGNDYLFRMLPSGQLDTQFAVQRQLDGRVASLRALADGNILIGGEFQRYGTLRNVCLVRLNDQAQASATFRPVITQPGTINALKVQPDGKILAGGNFSLINGQSMGNLARFNADGTLDAGFRGTGANAEVTQVLLQADGRIVVGGPFTAVDDRACALVGRLLPDGSADASFTTTASATTNEPVLALAQLPDGSLLVGGGPATFNNITGPLHRLSTAGVAFSSYNTALAGGPTFPGSSPIVYDLAVLADGRHYVAGSFRQFAGVTTSALVRLNATGSRDNTFSATLGEIPVPRVEPLPQGQVLIGDVQINGEGGRVARLGNSGALDPFFALTLSNTAIKALHLLPNGRILLGGSRIGRGALGPVAMLEATGSPVAGFSTQNLLTPYETYVNTLAVQPDGALLVAGTFTQVGGTARSGLARLTSPAILAVGSQQLAATTQAWPVPAHGTLHLSLDAAAQPRTVQLLDALGRAVLTQPVTRPQMLLPLAGLRAGVYLLRVEYDAGPVTRRVVVE from the coding sequence ATGAAAAAACTAATACGCTTGCTGGTCGCGCTGTCCGTCGGACTGACCCATTATCCGGCCGCCCTGGCCCAGACCCTGGACCCCAGCTTTGCCCCCGTGAACGTGCAGCGCCCGGGCGTGGTGACGGACGCCCTGGAGCAGCCCGACGGCAAATACCTGGTGAGTGGCACCTTCAGCCAGATAAATGGCACGGCGGCCACCGGCCTGGCCCGCCTCAACGCCGACGGCACCCTGGACGCGGCCTTTACGGCCGCCGCCGCCGGCCGGGCCCGCATTGAAAAGGTGCGGCTGCTGCCCAACGGGCAGGTGCTGGCCTTTGCCTACGCGGTGCTGGTGGGCGGGCGCACCTTCAACACGGTAGCCAAGCTGAATGCCGACGGAACCGTGGCGGCCGACTTCAACGTGGGTACCGGTGCCTCAGCCTTCATCAGGAGCGTGGCCGTGCAGCCCGATGGCAAGTTCCTGCTGGCCGGCGACTTCTACCAGTTCAACGGGGTGAAGTCGCCGGGGCTGGTGCGGCTGAACGCCAACGGCTCGGTGGATCAGGCGTTTTCTACGGCGTTGGGCAACGGCTTCGTGTCGGGCCCGGCGGGTCTCAGCGTGAACATGGGGGCCGTAGTCGTGCAGCCCGATGGCAAGATCGTGGTGGGCGGACGCTTCGAAAACTACCAGGGCACGGGCCGCGCGGGCCTGGTGCGGCTGCTGGCCGACGGCTCCCTGGATACGTCGTTTAATCCGGTGCTGCGCACGAATACTACGTTTCCCAACCCGATTATCTACGCCCTGGCCCTGGACCCGCGCACCAATAACATTGTGGTGCGCGGCAACCGCTACGCGCTGAATACCCGCGAGTTTGTGCGCCTCCTGCCCTCGGGGCAGCTCGACAATACCTTTACGTCCAACATCTTGCCCGAGTGCAGCACCTCCGAAAACGAGACGCTGGTGGTCGACGGCCAGGGCCGCATCACGTACCAGAGCTGCTTTGCGGGCACTGCGGCCGTGTCCGGCAACGACTACCTGTTTCGGATGCTGCCCTCGGGCCAGCTCGATACCCAGTTTGCCGTGCAGCGCCAGCTTGATGGCCGCGTTGCCAGCCTGCGGGCCCTGGCCGACGGCAACATCCTGATTGGGGGCGAGTTTCAGCGCTACGGCACCCTGCGCAACGTGTGCCTGGTGCGCCTCAACGACCAGGCCCAGGCATCGGCCACGTTCCGCCCCGTCATTACTCAGCCCGGCACGATTAACGCCCTGAAAGTGCAGCCGGACGGGAAAATACTGGCCGGGGGCAACTTTTCGCTGATCAATGGCCAGAGCATGGGCAACCTGGCCCGCTTCAACGCCGACGGCACCCTGGACGCGGGTTTCCGCGGCACTGGGGCCAATGCGGAAGTAACGCAGGTGCTGCTGCAGGCCGACGGCCGGATCGTGGTGGGTGGCCCGTTCACCGCCGTCGACGACCGGGCCTGCGCCCTGGTGGGCCGGCTGCTGCCCGATGGCAGCGCCGATGCCTCCTTTACCACGACGGCCAGCGCTACCACCAATGAGCCCGTGCTGGCCCTGGCCCAGCTCCCCGACGGCAGCCTGCTGGTGGGCGGCGGTCCGGCCACGTTCAACAACATCACGGGCCCGCTGCACCGGCTCTCGACGGCGGGCGTTGCCTTTTCCTCCTACAACACGGCGCTGGCGGGCGGCCCCACTTTCCCCGGCTCCAGCCCCATCGTCTACGATCTGGCCGTGCTGGCCGATGGCCGGCACTACGTAGCCGGCTCGTTCCGGCAGTTTGCCGGCGTGACCACCTCGGCCCTGGTGCGGCTCAACGCCACCGGCAGCCGCGACAATACCTTCTCTGCCACCCTTGGCGAGATTCCCGTGCCCCGCGTGGAGCCGCTGCCCCAGGGCCAGGTGCTGATCGGCGACGTGCAGATTAACGGTGAGGGGGGCCGGGTGGCGCGCCTGGGCAACAGCGGCGCCCTGGACCCCTTCTTTGCCCTGACCCTGAGCAACACCGCCATCAAGGCCCTGCATCTGCTGCCCAACGGCCGCATCCTGCTGGGCGGCAGCCGCATCGGGCGCGGCGCGCTGGGCCCGGTGGCGATGCTCGAAGCCACTGGCTCGCCCGTGGCCGGCTTCAGCACCCAGAACCTGCTGACTCCCTACGAAACCTACGTGAATACGCTGGCCGTGCAGCCCGACGGAGCCTTGCTGGTGGCCGGTACCTTCACCCAGGTTGGCGGCACGGCGCGCTCCGGCCTGGCCCGCCTGACTTCGCCCGCCATTCTGGCGGTGGGCAGCCAGCAGCTGGCGGCCACTACCCAGGCCTGGCCCGTGCCCGCCCACGGCACCTTGCACCTAAGCCTGGATGCGGCGGCCCAGCCCCGCACCGTGCAGCTGCTCGATGCCCTGGGCCGCGCCGTGCTGACCCAGCCCGTGACCAGGCCGCAGATGCTGCTGCCCCTCGCCGGATTGCGGGCCGGCGTTTACTTGCTACGCGTGGAGTATGACGCCGGCCCCGTGACGCGCCGGGTGGTGGTGGAGTAG
- a CDS encoding LemA family protein: protein MKRLFLYLVGLIVLLSQSSCGYNSMVSKDQAVKAQWANVQNSYQRRSDLIPNLVNTVKGAANFEKSTLTDVINARAKATSVQLSGDNLTPENIKQFQEAQSQVSAGLGRLLAVSENYPELKANANFQELQAQIEGTENRINVERGKFNAVTNDYNGYIKSFPNNLFAGMFGFKEKPYFEADASAQKAPTVQF from the coding sequence AAACGTCTTTTTCTCTACCTGGTCGGCCTGATAGTGCTGTTGTCTCAATCTTCCTGCGGCTACAACAGCATGGTGTCGAAAGACCAGGCCGTGAAAGCCCAGTGGGCCAACGTGCAAAACAGCTACCAGCGCCGCTCCGACCTGATTCCGAACCTGGTGAACACCGTGAAGGGCGCCGCCAACTTTGAGAAGTCAACGCTGACCGACGTTATCAATGCCCGGGCCAAGGCCACCAGCGTGCAACTGTCCGGCGACAACCTGACGCCCGAAAACATCAAGCAGTTTCAGGAAGCCCAGAGCCAGGTAAGCGCCGGGCTGGGCCGGTTGCTGGCCGTGTCCGAGAATTACCCCGAGCTGAAGGCCAACGCCAACTTCCAGGAGCTACAGGCCCAGATTGAGGGCACCGAAAACCGCATCAACGTGGAGCGCGGCAAGTTTAACGCCGTCACCAACGACTACAACGGCTACATCAAGTCGTTTCCTAACAACCTGTTTGCCGGAATGTTCGGCTTCAAGGAGAAGCCTTACTTCGAAGCCGACGCCTCGGCTCAGAAAGCGCCTACGGTTCAGTTTTAA
- a CDS encoding DUF1684 domain-containing protein: MAKKYGLTLMVMVVLTAAGFAQSPVRLTPAAHAEAVLAFQQELNAEYRDPARTPLPAEARGAFQGLPFFAADYRYYVEATFVRDSTSAPFKMKTTGLREPEYRKYGELHFTLNGKKLQLNVYQGLDLMRKPGYEDYLFVPFTDPTNGHDTYGGGRYLDFRIPKTRTVWLDFNRAYNPYCAYNTSGKYSCPVPPPENRLSVPVRAGVRADH, encoded by the coding sequence ATGGCTAAGAAATACGGATTGACTTTGATGGTTATGGTCGTGCTGACCGCCGCCGGCTTTGCCCAAAGCCCGGTGCGCCTCACGCCGGCGGCCCATGCCGAGGCTGTGCTGGCCTTTCAGCAGGAGCTGAATGCCGAGTACCGCGACCCGGCCCGCACGCCGCTGCCGGCCGAAGCCCGCGGCGCCTTCCAAGGCCTGCCGTTCTTTGCGGCCGACTACCGCTACTACGTGGAGGCCACCTTCGTGCGCGACTCGACGTCGGCCCCGTTCAAGATGAAAACCACCGGCCTGCGGGAGCCCGAATACCGCAAATACGGCGAGCTGCACTTCACCCTGAATGGTAAAAAGCTCCAGCTGAACGTGTACCAGGGCCTGGACCTGATGCGCAAGCCCGGCTACGAGGATTACCTGTTCGTGCCCTTCACCGACCCCACCAACGGCCACGACACCTACGGCGGGGGCCGCTACCTCGACTTCCGCATTCCGAAAACCCGCACCGTGTGGCTCGATTTCAACCGGGCCTACAACCCCTACTGCGCCTACAATACCAGTGGTAAGTACTCGTGCCCGGTGCCGCCGCCCGAAAACCGGCTGTCGGTGCCCGTGCGGGCCGGGGTGCGCGCCGACCACTAA
- a CDS encoding T9SS type A sorting domain-containing protein: MKHLLPSLFLWLLSWCIVPQGRAQSLDPTFLAPSLYQTAIITAAAQQPDGKYIVSGNIVRVNGAATAAIVRLNNDGTLDPSFATSSSTSAARLEVLPGGQVLAFSIGPFLINGRVYPNLVKLNPDGSVASGFSAGSGIAGGALRSMLLQPDGKIVLAGGFTSFNGTPTPGLVRLNPDGSIDQAFAAAIGTGINGGEAFVVAREPAGTLLVGGSFTGFNDRATGKIVRLLSTGAHDASYVPPVSSSAIYALGIDPVTGQALVQGLQSELTRLNLDGSLDTSFRTTTSSYCFTTSIYSNTRIFVDESRRVLLARSCVSGNIPPGNYYLTRFLPNGDVDPQVNGNGLLNNTVNVLLPQANGELLVGGNFTRFGTAANKSLVRLTSAFQVSAGFQSALDGYGTITKLAPQPDGKLVVAGSFREINGQAATNLARLNPDGTPDATFRLPVVDAAINTLDLQPSGRIVIGGLFTTVNGNSSPSIARLLTDGSFDGSFINQVSGTPFISVIAAQADGGLLIGSTGAGATLGGRTSYLHRLLPNGQLDGTYMQAIGSGPSSAVSTISTLPDGRHYVGGGFSRFNNTPTESVVRLLPAGGFDPSFALFVPVGGNRSITKLVPLANDALLVGGIFSSYGGVARNNLVWLNANGSVNTTLTTGLGSGAIAELAVQPNGRILVGASGGQLVGGVNQGSLFRLLADGTLDNSFVAGPELVTGTIRSIVVQPDGKFVIGGSFAQVGPQVRPAIARLTASNVLAVSSQQLAATTQAWPVPAHGTLHLSLDAAAQPRTVQLLDALGRAVLTQPVSSQQLALPLAGLPAGLYVLRVDYAEGTVTRRVVVE; encoded by the coding sequence ATGAAACACCTTTTACCTAGCCTTTTCCTGTGGCTGCTGTCGTGGTGCATCGTGCCCCAGGGCCGCGCCCAGAGTCTCGACCCGACCTTCCTGGCCCCGAGTCTGTACCAGACCGCCATTATTACGGCGGCGGCCCAGCAGCCCGACGGTAAGTACATTGTCAGCGGCAACATCGTGCGCGTGAACGGGGCGGCCACGGCGGCCATCGTACGCCTGAACAACGACGGAACGCTGGACCCCAGCTTCGCGACCAGCAGCAGTACCTCGGCGGCCCGGCTGGAAGTGCTGCCCGGCGGCCAGGTGCTGGCTTTCTCCATCGGGCCGTTTCTGATCAACGGGCGCGTTTATCCAAATCTGGTGAAGCTGAACCCGGATGGCTCGGTGGCCAGCGGCTTCAGCGCGGGCAGTGGCATTGCGGGCGGGGCCCTGCGCTCTATGCTGCTGCAGCCCGACGGCAAGATCGTGCTGGCCGGCGGCTTCACCAGCTTCAACGGCACCCCCACGCCGGGCCTGGTGCGCCTGAATCCGGACGGCAGCATCGACCAGGCATTTGCTGCGGCCATTGGCACGGGCATCAACGGGGGCGAGGCGTTTGTCGTGGCCCGCGAACCGGCCGGCACCCTGCTGGTTGGGGGCAGTTTCACCGGCTTCAACGACCGCGCCACGGGCAAGATCGTGCGCCTGCTCAGCACCGGAGCCCACGACGCCAGCTACGTGCCCCCGGTTTCGTCGTCCGCCATCTATGCCCTGGGCATCGACCCCGTAACCGGGCAGGCGCTGGTGCAGGGCCTGCAGAGCGAGCTGACGCGCCTGAACCTCGACGGCTCCCTCGACACCTCGTTCCGGACCACAACCTCTTCGTACTGCTTCACTACTTCCATTTATAGCAACACCCGAATTTTTGTGGACGAGAGCCGCCGCGTGCTGCTGGCCCGCAGCTGCGTCAGTGGCAACATTCCGCCCGGTAACTACTACCTGACCCGCTTTCTGCCCAACGGCGACGTGGACCCGCAGGTAAACGGCAATGGCTTGCTCAACAATACCGTCAACGTGCTGCTGCCGCAAGCCAACGGGGAGCTGCTGGTTGGCGGCAACTTCACCCGCTTCGGCACCGCTGCCAATAAGTCGCTGGTGCGTCTCACTTCGGCTTTCCAGGTTTCAGCCGGCTTTCAGTCGGCGCTGGACGGCTACGGCACCATCACGAAGCTGGCACCGCAGCCGGATGGCAAGCTGGTGGTGGCCGGCAGCTTCCGGGAGATAAACGGGCAGGCCGCCACCAACCTGGCGCGCCTGAACCCGGACGGCACCCCGGATGCTACCTTCCGCCTGCCGGTGGTCGATGCCGCTATCAACACCCTGGATCTGCAGCCTAGTGGCCGTATCGTCATTGGCGGTCTTTTCACCACCGTCAACGGCAACTCCTCGCCCAGCATCGCGCGCCTGCTAACTGACGGCAGCTTCGACGGGTCGTTTATCAACCAGGTTTCCGGCACGCCATTCATCAGCGTCATCGCCGCCCAGGCTGACGGCGGCCTGCTGATTGGGTCCACTGGCGCGGGGGCTACGTTGGGTGGCCGGACCTCCTACCTGCACCGTCTGCTGCCCAATGGCCAGCTCGACGGCACCTACATGCAGGCCATTGGCTCGGGGCCATCCAGCGCCGTATCCACCATTTCCACGCTGCCCGATGGCCGCCACTACGTCGGTGGAGGGTTTTCGCGGTTCAACAATACGCCTACCGAAAGCGTGGTGCGGCTGCTGCCGGCCGGCGGCTTCGACCCCAGCTTCGCGCTGTTCGTCCCGGTCGGGGGCAACCGCTCAATTACCAAGCTGGTGCCCCTGGCGAATGACGCCCTGCTGGTTGGCGGCATCTTCAGCAGCTACGGCGGCGTGGCCCGCAATAACCTGGTGTGGCTGAACGCCAACGGTAGCGTGAATACCACGCTGACTACCGGCCTGGGCAGCGGGGCCATTGCCGAGCTGGCGGTGCAGCCCAATGGTCGTATTCTGGTGGGAGCCTCCGGCGGACAGCTGGTCGGCGGCGTCAACCAGGGCTCGTTGTTCCGCCTGCTGGCCGATGGCACCCTCGACAACAGCTTTGTGGCTGGCCCGGAACTGGTAACGGGTACCATTCGCTCCATCGTGGTGCAGCCCGACGGCAAGTTTGTAATTGGGGGCAGCTTCGCGCAGGTTGGCCCGCAGGTGCGGCCGGCCATAGCCCGCCTGACGGCCTCCAACGTGCTGGCCGTGAGCAGCCAGCAGCTGGCGGCCACTACCCAGGCCTGGCCCGTGCCCGCCCACGGCACCCTGCACCTAAGCCTGGATGCGGCGGCCCAGCCCCGCACCGTGCAGCTGCTCGATGCCTTGGGCCGCGCCGTGCTGACCCAGCCCGTGAGCAGCCAGCAGCTGGCGCTGCCCCTGGCCGGGCTGCCCGCCGGGCTGTACGTGCTGCGCGTCGATTACGCAGAAGGCACTGTGACGCGCCGCGTGGTGGTCGAGTAA
- a CDS encoding TPM domain-containing protein, with product MTNPITPEQEAVLVAAIRQAEITTSGEIRVHLEDTCPTPEPLDRAAQVFADLGMHNTAQRNGVLFYLAWQTRQFAVIGDSGINAAVSDDFWEVTKETVLDQFRAGKYVVGLERGVRMVGEQLKRYFPYDAKTDKNELDDSISFGDPAPPRV from the coding sequence ATGACCAATCCTATTACCCCGGAGCAGGAAGCCGTGCTGGTTGCGGCCATCCGGCAGGCCGAAATCACCACTTCCGGTGAAATTCGGGTGCATTTGGAAGATACCTGCCCCACGCCCGAGCCCCTGGACCGGGCGGCCCAGGTGTTTGCCGATCTGGGCATGCACAACACCGCCCAGCGCAACGGCGTGCTGTTTTACCTGGCCTGGCAAACCCGGCAGTTCGCCGTCATCGGCGACTCGGGCATCAACGCGGCCGTGTCCGACGATTTCTGGGAAGTCACGAAGGAAACCGTGCTCGACCAGTTTCGGGCCGGCAAGTACGTGGTGGGCCTGGAGCGGGGCGTGCGCATGGTGGGCGAGCAGCTCAAGCGCTACTTCCCCTACGACGCCAAGACCGACAAAAACGAGCTCGACGACTCTATCTCATTTGGCGACCCTGCGCCGCCTCGCGTATGA